The proteins below come from a single Natranaerofaba carboxydovora genomic window:
- a CDS encoding WYL domain-containing protein, producing MNKDMNKDDKYMEVEHYELDDKRHDKTDKSINEKSKLFYCWALDEEKEITRAESRLFQDVIYVSNLLDKDGKEKLIKKINNYINFQAENEYKDITHEKWDLEQYLVKTPDNIQKILKAIDKENVISFRYHMYDVINKQLKVVPKRESTYRVEPYSLMWYGGNYYLVCYHSKNENEGKIINFRLDKISEVEILDEEIVHHQDVHQIDHKFKYINMFSSEIVDVRIRLKRSKINNAVDTFGEHNFKNIKLVDNDNVEFSIRNVSRLGVITWVMQFFEHCELLKPKDLREEIRDIIIKNAGKYGLDCKVNNSHE from the coding sequence TTGAATAAAGATATGAATAAAGATGATAAATATATGGAAGTTGAACATTATGAACTTGACGATAAAAGACATGATAAGACAGACAAGTCAATTAATGAAAAATCAAAGCTTTTTTACTGTTGGGCTTTAGATGAAGAAAAAGAAATCACAAGGGCTGAGTCACGTCTTTTTCAAGATGTTATCTATGTATCAAATTTGCTTGATAAAGATGGTAAGGAAAAACTGATTAAAAAAATTAATAACTACATAAATTTTCAAGCTGAAAACGAGTATAAAGATATTACTCATGAAAAATGGGACCTAGAACAATATCTCGTTAAAACTCCGGATAATATTCAAAAAATACTAAAAGCTATAGATAAAGAGAATGTTATATCTTTTAGATATCACATGTATGATGTAATAAATAAACAACTTAAAGTTGTTCCAAAAAGAGAGAGTACTTATAGAGTAGAGCCTTATTCTTTGATGTGGTATGGGGGAAATTATTACTTGGTTTGCTACCACAGCAAAAATGAAAACGAAGGAAAGATTATTAACTTTCGACTGGACAAAATCTCTGAAGTCGAGATACTAGATGAAGAGATAGTTCACCATCAAGATGTTCACCAGATAGACCATAAATTTAAGTATATAAACATGTTTTCTAGCGAAATTGTTGACGTAAGGATACGCCTTAAAAGGAGTAAGATAAATAATGCCGTAGATACTTTTGGAGAACATAATTTTAAAAATATAAAGCTAGTAGATAACGATAATGTTGAGTTTTCTATTCGCAATGTAAGCAGACTAGGTGTCATAACCTGGGTGATGCAGTTCTTTGAGCACTGTGAGCTATTAAAACCAAAAGATTTACGTGAAGAGATAAGAGATATTATAATTAAAAATGCAGGTAAGTATGGTTTGGATTGTAAAGTTAATAACTCTCACGAATAA
- a CDS encoding AAA family ATPase: MTMESTNAENTINFLKEKFGEENVLEEEDVRREFSEDMKRNFGWDIGGAKGNSDFSFYNTRKITVPSTGEEIFVYAHDTTYYTSNFLINNFERKHINNALAYSIDKGCKFFFLSVMTPEAIENLKTKNHYLLEKVEPSELIFSIEGECKHQRSYTFDPVINEWRNKGFPIPGRAEAPTKKGLKIKFMVLHKENLDDYLEYFDSRPYMRADTKNKSNEQTKIKEVEKINKSIPPIKFSRNRLLFGAPGTGKSHKIDNELEKCRGEYLYKEESKIEEIVKNLGYKDEETYSEIKKKELREIRKIDEDFRVTFFEEYTYHDFVGAYKPVPEGDNITYKFVPGPFTEALVQALNYPYKNVLLIIEEINRANAASVFGDLIQLLDRTPDGDSKYSIVPPIEMKKYLLENDMIGRFNEDEGLKIPENLYIWATMNSADQGVFPIDSAFKRRWTVEYMPIDGEENDVERYHVWLKLDKEGEFKKYKWNSFRKELNKLLKNYVEEDRLIGPYFLNNMDLGEDNETFTKEAVVNKLFSYLRQDVLRYTPDKIFNNNLSNMTDIKEAYYDDPKPIDYILKDFDSKELEPAEEHNSDDNNDEPGNAQQTKDEELSDGNES; encoded by the coding sequence AAGATGTAAGACGAGAGTTTAGTGAAGATATGAAACGAAATTTTGGTTGGGATATAGGTGGGGCTAAAGGAAACTCTGACTTCTCATTTTATAATACACGAAAGATAACAGTTCCTAGTACTGGTGAAGAGATATTTGTATATGCTCATGATACTACTTACTATACAAGTAATTTTTTGATTAATAATTTTGAGCGAAAACACATAAATAATGCTTTGGCATATTCAATAGATAAAGGATGCAAGTTTTTTTTCTTATCAGTTATGACACCAGAAGCAATAGAAAACTTAAAAACAAAAAATCATTACTTACTAGAGAAGGTTGAACCTTCAGAACTTATTTTTTCTATTGAAGGAGAGTGTAAACATCAAAGGTCATATACCTTTGATCCAGTAATAAATGAATGGAGAAATAAAGGCTTTCCTATACCAGGACGTGCTGAAGCACCTACAAAAAAAGGCTTAAAAATAAAATTCATGGTACTACATAAGGAGAACCTCGATGATTATTTAGAATATTTTGATAGTCGTCCATATATGAGAGCAGATACTAAAAACAAAAGTAATGAACAAACAAAAATTAAAGAAGTGGAAAAAATCAACAAGTCTATTCCTCCCATTAAATTTTCAAGAAATCGTCTGTTATTTGGAGCACCGGGAACGGGTAAAAGTCACAAAATCGATAATGAATTAGAAAAATGTCGTGGGGAATACTTGTATAAAGAAGAGAGCAAGATTGAAGAAATAGTAAAAAATTTAGGCTATAAAGACGAAGAAACATACAGTGAAATCAAAAAAAAGGAACTAAGAGAAATCAGAAAAATTGATGAAGATTTTCGTGTTACTTTTTTTGAAGAATACACATATCACGATTTTGTTGGTGCTTACAAGCCAGTACCTGAAGGCGATAACATTACTTATAAATTTGTTCCGGGCCCTTTTACTGAAGCCTTAGTTCAAGCTTTGAATTACCCTTATAAAAATGTGCTACTGATAATCGAAGAAATAAACAGGGCTAATGCGGCATCTGTTTTCGGTGATCTTATTCAATTACTTGATAGAACTCCAGACGGAGATAGTAAATATAGTATTGTTCCTCCAATAGAGATGAAAAAATATTTATTAGAAAATGATATGATAGGTCGTTTTAATGAGGATGAAGGACTTAAGATTCCTGAAAATTTGTATATATGGGCAACAATGAATAGTGCTGATCAAGGGGTCTTTCCAATTGATAGTGCTTTTAAACGTCGCTGGACAGTAGAATATATGCCAATAGATGGTGAGGAAAATGATGTAGAGAGATACCATGTATGGTTAAAACTTGATAAGGAGGGGGAATTTAAAAAATATAAATGGAACTCGTTTAGGAAAGAATTAAATAAACTATTAAAAAATTATGTTGAGGAAGATAGATTAATAGGTCCCTACTTTTTAAATAATATGGATCTAGGTGAAGATAATGAAACCTTTACAAAAGAGGCCGTAGTAAATAAACTTTTTTCATATTTGAGGCAAGATGTATTAAGGTATACCCCTGACAAAATTTTCAATAACAATTTAAGTAATATGACTGATATAAAAGAAGCTTACTACGATGATCCGAAACCGATTGATTATATTTTAAAAGACTTTGATAGTAAAGAATTAGAACCCGCAGAAGAACATAACTCAGACGATAATAATGATGAACCAGGTAATGCTCAACAAACTAAAGACGAGGAGCTTAGTGATGGTAACGAGTCCTAA
- a CDS encoding leucine-rich repeat domain-containing protein translates to MKCSFEEVLIRHLGDGKSLSEVNDGNVFMITNETVAVLNQYITNLKGIEKFHKVKTLNFSENKIEDINWFYMMPDPDFIEEVILSSNYIENISPIKTFTNIDELNLSNNKLVDITPLKNLNNLKLLNLSYNSISDISLLSDLESLRNLSLKSNQISDISPLKELKGLFRIDLRDNPVNKQDILDLEVELGTDINY, encoded by the coding sequence ATGAAGTGTAGTTTTGAGGAAGTATTAATTAGGCACTTAGGAGATGGAAAAAGTTTATCAGAAGTGAATGATGGTAATGTTTTCATGATAACTAATGAAACAGTAGCGGTACTAAATCAATACATAACAAATCTAAAAGGGATTGAAAAGTTTCATAAAGTAAAAACCTTAAATTTTAGTGAAAATAAAATAGAAGATATTAACTGGTTTTATATGATGCCAGATCCGGATTTTATTGAAGAGGTTATACTTTCTTCTAATTATATAGAAAATATATCACCTATTAAAACTTTTACAAATATAGACGAATTAAATTTAAGCAACAATAAACTAGTTGATATAACACCCTTAAAGAACTTAAACAATTTGAAATTACTTAATTTAAGTTATAATTCAATATCAGATATTAGTTTATTAAGTGACTTAGAAAGTTTAAGAAACCTGTCTTTAAAAAGTAATCAAATATCAGATATTTCACCATTGAAAGAATTAAAAGGTTTATTTCGGATTGATTTAAGAGACAATCCAGTAAACAAACAAGATATTTTAGATTTAGAAGTTGAGCTGGGGACAGATATTAATTATTAA
- a CDS encoding LlaJI family restriction endonuclease, translating into MVTSPNNYVFLQEEDEYRKKSKKLSDDLCTELEQNGMTNKGKISFVGSFFSERTKSFVICYPKYLDKVNEVDGYNEEKQFSQEALNCLEHMKLVCKVIEKCSEKSAKELEGDFSPYDKQESDKYINLLSIAEFILQDYLEHGLYEMKTYRHKKNAKGPVSWEKTINKTIPFITEKNKVYYIDTINKKKYFDKNRLLTQIHALVVNECAKHKEVLLDSNEIKLPKVSELNLSSEEERKKTSNVIRSYMRQVFTDREINLLKALISWLDISPYYIKRFGTNNFQIIWEEVCKSVFVHDESFEDRMPTPFFYNLKNEKIYRATDYKLIPDIVRVINKDEQQRKFVLDAKYYKPEIPEEKGRTLQYAPAAGPIATQFSYMEQLKEKGEIMNGAFLFPHFYQPLSSDDFIDNIGFVIKPIEQRQRDKDVRNEIENNKINLEDKIFYFQINPNSIYKRFLNTGELKDEDMLSYFDFKNVDSVDYTNSDNFSKAN; encoded by the coding sequence ATGGTAACGAGTCCTAACAACTATGTTTTTTTACAAGAGGAAGATGAATATAGGAAAAAAAGCAAAAAATTGAGTGATGATTTGTGTACCGAACTAGAACAAAATGGAATGACCAATAAGGGGAAAATTTCTTTTGTGGGGTCTTTTTTTAGTGAAAGAACGAAATCTTTTGTGATTTGTTATCCTAAATATCTAGATAAAGTGAATGAAGTAGATGGTTATAACGAAGAAAAACAATTTTCTCAAGAAGCTTTGAACTGTCTAGAACATATGAAATTAGTTTGCAAGGTGATTGAAAAATGTAGTGAAAAATCAGCAAAAGAATTAGAGGGGGATTTTTCACCGTATGATAAACAAGAAAGTGACAAATATATTAATTTACTTAGCATAGCAGAATTTATCTTACAAGACTATTTAGAACATGGTCTATATGAAATGAAGACCTATCGTCACAAAAAAAATGCAAAAGGTCCCGTTAGCTGGGAGAAAACAATTAACAAAACGATACCCTTTATTACAGAAAAGAATAAAGTTTACTATATAGATACTATCAATAAGAAAAAGTACTTCGATAAAAATAGGTTGTTGACTCAAATACATGCTTTAGTAGTTAATGAATGTGCCAAACACAAGGAAGTATTATTAGATTCGAACGAAATAAAACTGCCAAAAGTTTCAGAATTGAATTTAAGTAGTGAGGAAGAAAGAAAAAAAACATCAAATGTTATTCGTTCATATATGAGACAGGTATTCACGGATAGAGAAATTAATCTGTTAAAAGCTTTAATAAGTTGGCTTGACATTTCCCCTTATTATATTAAAAGATTTGGAACAAATAATTTTCAAATTATATGGGAAGAAGTATGTAAAAGTGTTTTTGTACATGATGAAAGCTTTGAAGATAGGATGCCAACCCCTTTTTTTTACAACCTAAAAAATGAAAAAATATACAGGGCAACAGATTACAAATTAATTCCAGATATAGTTAGGGTAATAAATAAAGATGAACAACAAAGAAAATTTGTACTTGATGCAAAATATTATAAGCCTGAAATACCTGAAGAGAAAGGAAGAACATTGCAATATGCTCCAGCAGCAGGCCCTATTGCTACGCAATTTTCATATATGGAACAGCTCAAAGAAAAAGGGGAAATTATGAATGGGGCTTTTCTATTTCCACACTTTTACCAACCCCTCTCTTCCGATGATTTCATTGATAATATTGGATTTGTTATAAAACCAATAGAACAACGACAACGTGATAAAGATGTAAGAAATGAGATAGAAAATAACAAGATTAACCTTGAGGACAAAATCTTTTATTTTCAAATTAATCCTAATAGTATTTATAAAAGATTTTTAAACACAGGGGAATTAAAGGATGAGGATATGCTTAGTTATTTTGATTTTAAAAATGTAGACAGTGTAGATTATACAAATAGTGACAATTTTTCAAAAGCAAATTAG
- a CDS encoding nuclease-related domain-containing DEAD/DEAH box helicase, translating into MARMVPPYYSENTSPSEKNFFEMLQSLSDEYFALHSLGIAEHKDKSYGEIDFVIICPKGILCLEVKGGEVYREEGIWRFVNDSRVIENSEGPFKQAINNMHSLRINLAKKLGKNDPIPRSQFACGVVFIDIPFTKVKSKTASKDPEIITDITFDSTNTSAEIQGFIDRCFKYWKDKFKEKNQDKTKDLPGGLSHQQMNRALNYLRGDFGFVPNLGYIIKRTEKSIITLTNEQKNILDQASENNQILLKGGAGTGKTLLCLEYARRAAFEGKSVLYLCFNRNLCQHIYHLLEEEKKDDDTLNNIVVYTLHNYITDVLKEFELDEDDKIVDFYNEHIGDNNGKTSITGNDHEFFGVVLPEVFVNTMESYSHNKIFDTLIVDEGQDLFKWQYLFCFDQVVSGGLKKGNWFMCYDPHQNIYTNDNDKDDFDYTINLIQEEYSAAKLNLNRNCRNTKPIGETNTLCTGFKDPTKFFHLEGESVVLIPYKDYQDEREKIIENVKKLLKENINPGEVVLLSRKRMENSCLKGENIFQGLCSFQEIKRNWRPNLYLEDSLKFCTVQSYKGLESPVVFLIDVDGFKDLRSRMLNYTGMSRAKSLLYIFYDENVDDELNEMKEKYGGLI; encoded by the coding sequence ATGGCTAGGATGGTCCCTCCTTATTACAGTGAAAATACAAGCCCGTCAGAAAAAAACTTCTTTGAAATGCTGCAGAGTTTGAGCGATGAATATTTTGCACTTCATTCCCTTGGCATAGCAGAGCACAAAGACAAGTCTTACGGGGAGATAGATTTTGTTATAATATGTCCAAAAGGTATCCTATGTCTTGAAGTAAAAGGCGGAGAAGTCTATAGAGAGGAAGGCATCTGGCGTTTCGTAAATGATAGTAGAGTTATTGAAAATAGCGAAGGTCCTTTTAAACAGGCTATAAACAATATGCACTCCTTAAGGATAAACCTTGCAAAAAAGCTGGGTAAAAACGACCCTATACCAAGAAGTCAATTCGCCTGTGGAGTAGTTTTTATTGATATTCCTTTTACAAAAGTCAAATCAAAAACAGCATCCAAAGACCCGGAGATAATTACGGATATAACTTTTGACTCTACAAACACTTCGGCTGAGATACAGGGTTTTATTGATAGGTGTTTTAAGTATTGGAAAGATAAATTTAAAGAGAAAAATCAAGACAAAACCAAAGACCTGCCTGGGGGACTAAGCCATCAGCAGATGAATAGAGCTTTGAATTATCTTCGGGGAGATTTTGGGTTTGTGCCAAACCTTGGATATATTATCAAACGAACTGAAAAGAGCATAATCACCTTGACAAATGAACAAAAAAACATACTTGACCAAGCAAGCGAAAACAACCAGATACTTCTAAAAGGTGGGGCAGGTACCGGCAAGACTTTACTCTGTCTTGAATATGCCCGTAGAGCAGCCTTCGAAGGAAAAAGTGTTCTTTATCTATGCTTTAACCGTAACCTTTGTCAACATATTTATCATCTCTTAGAAGAAGAGAAAAAAGATGATGATACACTAAACAATATTGTGGTATATACCCTGCACAATTACATTACAGATGTACTAAAAGAATTTGAATTAGATGAAGATGACAAAATAGTAGATTTTTATAATGAACATATTGGTGATAATAATGGGAAAACATCTATAACAGGCAATGACCATGAGTTTTTTGGAGTCGTTTTGCCTGAAGTTTTTGTAAATACTATGGAAAGCTACTCTCATAACAAAATATTTGATACTTTGATTGTCGATGAAGGGCAGGATCTTTTCAAGTGGCAATATTTGTTCTGCTTTGATCAGGTTGTATCAGGAGGGCTTAAAAAGGGAAACTGGTTTATGTGTTATGACCCTCATCAGAATATTTATACCAATGATAATGATAAAGATGATTTTGATTATACTATCAACCTAATCCAAGAAGAATATAGTGCAGCTAAACTTAACCTTAATAGGAACTGTCGAAATACCAAGCCTATTGGAGAAACCAATACTCTATGTACCGGTTTCAAAGATCCTACGAAATTTTTTCATCTGGAAGGTGAAAGCGTAGTTTTAATACCATATAAGGATTATCAGGACGAAAGAGAAAAAATAATCGAAAATGTTAAAAAGCTGTTAAAAGAAAATATCAACCCTGGGGAAGTAGTCTTATTGTCCAGGAAAAGAATGGAGAATTCTTGCCTTAAGGGCGAAAATATATTCCAAGGTTTATGCAGTTTTCAGGAAATAAAAAGAAACTGGAGACCCAACCTCTACCTTGAAGACAGCTTAAAATTCTGTACTGTCCAGAGTTATAAAGGGTTAGAATCTCCAGTAGTATTCTTAATTGATGTTGACGGCTTTAAAGATTTAAGAAGTAGAATGTTAAATTATACCGGCATGTCCAGGGCAAAGTCACTGCTATATATATTCTATGATGAGAATGTGGATGATGAATTAAATGAAATGAAGGAAAAGTATGGTGGGTTAATTTAA
- a CDS encoding AAA family ATPase — protein sequence MGKDFSDDAKKAISDSKKIAMELNFEEVKAEHLLLALLRDRDNSASKALENLNLDFDEIIENLELDESIDANNSKKKIHDSYDVKKVKEFALHEAEIAKEEKVRSYHLLIGLITEDHLIEEELEANGATYEKIMDGMKKTNNINKSLNGNLKVPKNFDWGSNHEFSDSLSAKPASLVSKDSILETYGRDLTELAEKDELNPYIGNHQKIEQVSKILNRMEKNNACIIGEPGVGKTALVKGLAQKVAADDKLSQLENKRIIQIQISELLAGTKYRGEFEERLEKLVKEIRQRDDVILFIDELHTIVGAGTASNQSMDASNILKPALNEGLQCIGATTTEEYRKHIEKDKALKRRFDTVELDIPDKDECLEILKGLREKYENHHEIEISDEALKTAVELSSKYITDSNLPDKAIDIIDYASSSLRLDSTKSQNKLLSKEDVAKTVSHKTGIPLEELTEEESEKLLNLEEILNKKVIGQDEAVKKVSDTIRRYYAKLNASNRPIGSFMFFGPTGVGKTELAKTLASVLFNNDKAFIRFDMSEYSDKDSVSSLIGTSPGYIGYEEGGELINKVNQAPFSVVLFDEIEKAHHQVYDLLLQILDEGHLTGKNGKMVDFKNTIIIMTSNVGAGCFYEKKSDVGFVKQDENQASEKVREKVIQELEQKFRLELLNRIDDIVLFKPIYGESLKEIAELMLQEVKEKIEQEYPQFKLKVSKKAKEVLANKGFNRKYGVRPLKRIIQGDIVNKLSKMLLDKDSINEKKIIKVDVDKDEEFVISEKT from the coding sequence ATGGGCAAAGATTTTAGCGATGACGCTAAAAAGGCCATCTCTGACTCCAAAAAGATAGCCATGGAACTCAACTTTGAAGAGGTTAAAGCTGAGCACCTTTTGCTGGCACTATTAAGGGATAGAGATAACTCTGCATCAAAAGCTTTAGAAAATCTGAACCTGGATTTTGATGAGATAATAGAAAACTTGGAGCTAGATGAAAGCATAGACGCAAATAACAGCAAAAAGAAAATTCATGATTCTTATGATGTCAAGAAGGTAAAAGAATTTGCACTACATGAAGCAGAAATAGCTAAGGAAGAAAAAGTAAGGTCATATCACCTTTTGATAGGACTAATAACCGAAGACCATTTGATAGAGGAAGAACTTGAGGCAAATGGAGCAACGTATGAGAAGATAATGGATGGAATGAAGAAAACAAACAATATAAATAAAAGCTTAAACGGAAATTTAAAAGTTCCTAAAAATTTTGACTGGGGAAGTAATCACGAGTTTTCAGATAGTCTATCGGCAAAACCGGCTAGTTTGGTAAGTAAAGATAGCATTCTTGAGACATACGGTAGAGATCTTACTGAATTGGCAGAAAAAGACGAACTAAATCCTTATATTGGCAACCATCAAAAAATAGAACAAGTATCAAAAATATTAAACCGTATGGAGAAAAATAACGCATGTATCATAGGAGAACCGGGGGTAGGTAAGACAGCACTAGTTAAAGGTCTTGCACAAAAAGTTGCAGCAGATGATAAATTATCTCAGCTGGAAAATAAAAGAATTATTCAAATCCAGATTTCTGAATTACTGGCGGGTACAAAGTATAGAGGGGAATTTGAAGAGAGATTAGAAAAACTTGTCAAAGAGATTAGGCAAAGAGATGATGTTATTCTATTCATCGATGAACTTCATACTATTGTTGGTGCAGGAACCGCCTCTAATCAAAGCATGGATGCTTCAAATATTTTAAAGCCTGCGTTAAATGAAGGATTACAGTGTATAGGAGCAACGACCACTGAGGAATATAGAAAGCATATAGAAAAGGACAAGGCTTTGAAAAGACGCTTTGACACTGTTGAACTTGATATACCAGACAAAGATGAATGTTTAGAGATACTAAAAGGGCTAAGGGAAAAATATGAAAATCATCATGAGATTGAAATTAGCGACGAAGCTCTAAAAACGGCAGTAGAGTTATCTTCTAAGTATATCACAGACAGCAACTTGCCGGATAAAGCAATTGATATAATAGATTATGCTTCATCAAGCTTGAGACTAGACTCAACAAAAAGTCAAAATAAGCTTTTATCTAAAGAAGATGTGGCCAAAACAGTTTCTCATAAAACAGGGATACCCCTTGAAGAACTAACTGAAGAAGAAAGTGAAAAGCTGCTGAACCTTGAAGAAATATTAAACAAGAAAGTTATTGGTCAAGATGAAGCGGTTAAGAAAGTTTCAGATACAATAAGAAGATACTATGCCAAACTAAATGCTTCAAACAGGCCTATAGGCTCCTTTATGTTCTTTGGTCCAACGGGAGTTGGTAAAACAGAACTGGCAAAAACTTTGGCTAGTGTTCTATTTAATAATGACAAAGCATTTATTAGATTTGACATGTCCGAGTATTCTGATAAAGATTCTGTGAGCAGTTTGATAGGAACCTCCCCTGGATATATAGGCTATGAAGAAGGAGGAGAACTTATAAACAAAGTAAATCAAGCCCCTTTTTCTGTAGTTCTATTTGATGAAATAGAAAAAGCACACCACCAGGTATACGATTTGCTGCTTCAGATTCTTGATGAGGGTCACCTGACTGGTAAAAACGGCAAAATGGTTGACTTTAAGAACACGATTATAATTATGACGTCAAACGTAGGCGCTGGTTGTTTTTACGAAAAAAAGTCAGATGTAGGTTTTGTCAAACAGGACGAAAATCAAGCCAGTGAAAAAGTAAGAGAAAAGGTTATACAAGAATTAGAGCAAAAATTCAGGTTGGAGCTATTGAATCGGATAGATGATATTGTATTATTCAAACCAATATACGGGGAGAGCCTAAAAGAAATTGCAGAATTAATGCTGCAGGAGGTTAAAGAAAAAATAGAGCAAGAGTATCCTCAATTTAAATTGAAAGTTAGCAAGAAAGCTAAAGAAGTTCTAGCTAACAAAGGATTTAATCGTAAATATGGTGTAAGGCCTCTAAAAAGAATTATCCAGGGTGATATAGTAAATAAATTATCAAAAATGTTATTAGATAAAGATTCTATTAATGAAAAGAAGATAATAAAAGTTGATGTTGATAAGGATGAAGAATTTGTAATTAGTGAAAAAACATGA
- the cmk gene encoding (d)CMP kinase: MGKITLTGDIGSGKSTVGKKVSKILVFRFISGGKIFREIAERKGLSVLELNDLVAEQSNIDYELDEYLKSLNKEDNIVVDSRLAWFFINYSFKIYLEVSLDESVRRISNDIRKAEKYKNNKELKKAIMNRKGNELNRYKKLYGVDIYDKSNYDLVIDTTEMDVDETSKLVIDKYFEWRKSEKKYM; this comes from the coding sequence ATGGGTAAAATAACTTTGACAGGTGATATAGGCAGTGGTAAATCAACAGTAGGGAAAAAAGTTAGCAAAATTCTTGTATTTAGATTTATCTCCGGTGGGAAGATATTTCGTGAAATAGCAGAGAGAAAAGGCCTTAGCGTATTAGAACTAAATGACTTAGTTGCAGAACAATCCAACATAGATTACGAACTAGACGAATACCTTAAATCTTTGAATAAAGAAGATAATATTGTTGTGGATTCAAGGCTTGCCTGGTTTTTTATTAATTACTCTTTTAAGATTTACTTGGAGGTTAGTTTAGACGAGTCTGTAAGAAGGATATCTAATGATATCAGAAAAGCAGAAAAATATAAAAACAATAAAGAATTAAAAAAAGCTATTATGAACAGAAAAGGCAATGAACTAAATAGGTACAAAAAATTGTATGGTGTTGATATATACGACAAAAGTAATTATGACCTAGTTATTGACACTACTGAAATGGATGTTGATGAAACATCTAAATTAGTAATTGATAAATACTTCGAATGGAGAAAATCAGAAAAAAAATATATGTAA